The Ralstonia pseudosolanacearum genome includes the window GGGCGAACCGGTCGTCCTGCCAGCGCTGCTTGGCGTCTTCGATGTCCGCCCGGTCGCTGGCGACGAAGTTCCAGTAGATGTGCCGGTGGCCGTCGGTCGGCGCGCCGCCCAGCAGCATCACCCGGGACGACACCTGCGCGGTCAGCGTGATGTCGCCGCCGGGCTCAAGCACGGCCAGGTGATGCGGGTCCAGCGCCTCGCCGTCGATGGTGACGGCGCCATCGACCAAATAGACCCCGCGGTCCTCATGCTCCGGCGGAATCACCAGCGATGCGCCCGCCGCCAGCTCCAGCGCCACGTACAGCGTGCGCGACGACACCCGCACCGGCGAGGTCAGCCCAAACGCATCCCCGGCAATGACGGTGCCGCGCACGCCCGGGCATTCGAGCTTCGGCAAGGTGTCGGCGGCATGGTGCGCGAAGCTGGGATCGACCTTCTCCTGCCCGCGCGGCAGGGCCACCCAGGTCTGGATACCGTGCAGGCGGGCGCCCTGCTCACGCACCTCGGGCGACGTGCGCTCGGAGTGGACGATGCCGTTGCCGGCCGTCATCCAGTTGACGTCGCCGGGGACGATGGTCTGCACGCTGCCCAGGCTGTCGCGGTGGACCATGCTGCCGTCGAACAGGTAGGTCACGGTGGCCAGGCCGATATGCGGATGCGGACGCACGTCGATGCCCTCACCGGGGGCGAAATCGACCGGCCCCATGTGATCGAAGAAAATGAACGGCCCGACCGTCTGGCGCGCGGCCGACGGCAGCACGCGCTTGACCGAGAAGCCGCCCAGGTCACGCACGTGCGGCCCGATGATGTGCTGGATCGAGGTCATGTCGGGGCCTTCAGGCGCGCTCGGCCAGTTGGGTGTCGATGCTGATCTCGACCTCGGTCATCAGCTTGTGGATCGGGCACTTGCCTGCCACGCGCAGCAGGTCGGCGCGCTGCTCGTCGGTCAGGTCGCCATGCAGCGTCAGCACGGTGCGCAGCTTGTAGTGGCCCTGGCGCTCCTGGCTGCCGTCGTGCTCGACCGCCACCTCGATGGATTCCAGCGGGTATTTGCGCTGGCGCGCGTAGAGCGTCACGGTCAGCGTCTTGCAGCAGGCCAGCGCGGCATCGAAATAGGCGTGCGGATCGGGCGCGCTGCCCTCGCCGGTCGGCTTGGGAACGTCGGTATAGGCCACGCCTTCGGGAAAGATGACTTTATGACGGAAGAGTCCTTCCGCGTCCTTGGTGACGACGATGGTCATGCGGGCTCCTGGGAGAAAAATGATCCGGCGCGCAACGGCTGCGCCGCCACGGCAGTGTAGCGAACTGGGCTGTGAGCAGACGAGGCGGACGCCGCTTGAGCGAACATCTCGACACGCAAACATTTGCGTGTCAGAGTTGCGTCGCAACCGCTCAAGTCGCCCGGCCGGCTGCCGATTGACCGGGTTGGACAGTTTCGTCCCGATTCCGCCCACCCGCTTTCTCGCATGGTTTCTCCGCGCCCGTATGCCGCTGCCGCCGGCGGCATCGGACTATTCCTCGTATTGCTGGCCACCGCCGTCATGGGCGGCTGGCTGCTGCATTGGCCGTGGGTGGTCACGCTGGGCAACCCGGAGTACGTGATCGTCTTTTCGACGGCGCTCGCCCTCGCGCTGCTGGGCGCCGGAGTGGTTGCGCTGTCGGCCGGAAGCCTGGCCCCCGCCCTCGCCGACCGCGCCGGATGGGCAACGGCCGCCTGCGGCGGCACGGCGGCGGTGCTCTGCGCGCTGCGCGTGGTGGAAGCCGCCACCGGGTGGTCGGTGGCGCTCGACGTACCGGACGTGCACCGCTGGCTCGATCGCCAGTGGCTCACGGGCTGGATCGGCGCACCGCAGCCGAGCCACGCGCTGGCCCTCGGCATCACCGGGCTGGCCCTGGCCCTGGCGCCGGGCCTGTCGCAGCGCCGCCAGACCCTCGCCTTCTACGGCCTGCTGGCCATCTCGGTGCTCATCAGCGGCGTCGACCTGCTGGGCAGGGCGATGGACCTGGACTACCTGTACCCGGTGTGGCTGAAATGGCGGGCATCGAATGTCACCGCCGTCTGCAATCTCTTTGCTGCAGCAGCAATCGGTTGCGCCGCGCGGGCCCGGCATGCCCGCCTGTGGCAAACCCGCCTGTCGCCCGAAAACACCATCGTCTGGATCAGCGGCGGCTGCGTGGTGCTGGCCGGACTGGGCGCGACCGTCACCGCCTTCATCCTCCAGATCGAAGACGCCGGCACCACCTTCGGCATCACGCGGGCGCAGGCGCTGTCCAGCTACGCCGAGGAGTTCGACCAGGCGCTCACGGTGCGGATCGAAAGCCCACGGCTGATCGTGGCGGCCCGGCGAGTGCAGGACGTGCTGCGCCATCCCGCCGACAACGGGGCACGCCTGGGCGGCGTGGAGGCGCTCAATGCGTTCCGCGATCACGGCTATTCGTACCTGGCGCTGCGCACGCTGGCGGGCGAAACCGTGCTCAAGCTGGGCGCGGAGATCGCCCGGCCCGAGCTCGCCATCCGGCTGCATGCGGGCCTCGCGCCGGAGCGGTTGACGCTGCAGTGGGTCCACGGCTTCAGCGTGCGCACCGAAACGCCGGTCATGGCCGACGGCACGCAGGTCGGCTGGCTCGTCGCCGAACACCCGCTGCCGCACATGACGTCCCGCTATACCGGAACGCGCGGCCTGGGCATCACCGAGACCCTCGCGATCTCCGGCCTGGATGCCCACGGGCGCCTGATGTCGTTCCCGCAGCGCTTCGATGCCTATGTCTTCGAGCTGCC containing:
- a CDS encoding pirin family protein, whose product is MTSIQHIIGPHVRDLGGFSVKRVLPSAARQTVGPFIFFDHMGPVDFAPGEGIDVRPHPHIGLATVTYLFDGSMVHRDSLGSVQTIVPGDVNWMTAGNGIVHSERTSPEVREQGARLHGIQTWVALPRGQEKVDPSFAHHAADTLPKLECPGVRGTVIAGDAFGLTSPVRVSSRTLYVALELAAGASLVIPPEHEDRGVYLVDGAVTIDGEALDPHHLAVLEPGGDITLTAQVSSRVMLLGGAPTDGHRHIYWNFVASDRADIEDAKQRWQDDRFARVPGETERIPLPAR
- a CDS encoding OsmC family protein, with amino-acid sequence MTIVVTKDAEGLFRHKVIFPEGVAYTDVPKPTGEGSAPDPHAYFDAALACCKTLTVTLYARQRKYPLESIEVAVEHDGSQERQGHYKLRTVLTLHGDLTDEQRADLLRVAGKCPIHKLMTEVEISIDTQLAERA